One region of Candidatus Hydrogenedentota bacterium genomic DNA includes:
- a CDS encoding chloride channel protein yields the protein MNTLRLKLSDWLRRSETTGPVIVAVIIGVCTGFAAVALRWSVDYVQAMLQEGLGGRISGVCESLHPWLGLLWPVPVVALGGLVVGLISRYLAKETRGHGVPEVMAAVARSGGRIRARVAAVKLVSAAVTIGSGGSAGREGPIVQIGAACGSALAQWLRLSDRMIILCVACGAAGGISATFNAPMAGVLFALEVIVRRFTARYFGLVVVSSAVATITMRTLSNEGDYPRFPLVEGYRMVSLWDLVFFVLMGVLCALAARAFARTLFFVEDRAAGLRIPGELKPALGGGIMGLLAVATPQVMGSGYGAISDALNNNLAGPLLLALCVSKILCTALTVGSGGSGGVFVPALFTGGMLGGAYGSLVHGWAPELTSSPGAYALVGMSAVFAAGAHAPITGIIVLIEMTDNYHIIVPLMSATVLATFIAQRMSPDSMYTAKLRAQGIEIQDTPEVNLMDAITVAEAMDEAVDCVAEEMPVPELIERLHRDHERGYPVVNLDGDLVGIVTMRDVEEALMGRNTAELRVRDICTRNVVVCRPDQTLSAAISQFGVHSFGRLPVIDPDRPSRMVGILRRTDIVSAYLDAWRRGSEMTERDEALRSARVGHDMVLAQGTVGAGAALSGKTVREAVFPEKATLGVIRRGPMSVVPRGSTVIQPGDTLVLLTTRGDAPEVREWLGKMT from the coding sequence TTGAACACGTTGAGACTTAAACTTTCCGACTGGCTGCGCCGTTCGGAGACCACGGGCCCGGTGATTGTCGCCGTGATTATCGGCGTCTGCACCGGGTTCGCGGCGGTGGCGCTGCGCTGGTCCGTGGATTATGTCCAGGCAATGCTGCAGGAGGGCCTGGGGGGGCGGATCAGCGGGGTGTGCGAGTCGCTGCACCCGTGGCTGGGGCTGCTGTGGCCGGTGCCGGTGGTGGCCCTGGGGGGGCTGGTTGTGGGGCTCATTTCGCGCTATCTGGCGAAGGAGACGCGGGGCCACGGGGTTCCGGAGGTGATGGCGGCCGTGGCCCGCTCGGGGGGGCGCATCCGCGCGCGTGTGGCCGCGGTGAAGCTGGTCTCGGCGGCGGTGACCATCGGCAGCGGGGGGTCCGCGGGGCGCGAGGGGCCCATCGTGCAGATAGGCGCGGCATGCGGTTCGGCGCTGGCGCAGTGGCTGCGCCTTTCGGACCGGATGATCATTTTGTGCGTGGCCTGCGGCGCGGCGGGGGGCATCTCGGCGACGTTCAACGCGCCGATGGCGGGGGTGCTTTTCGCGCTGGAGGTGATTGTGCGGCGTTTCACGGCCCGCTATTTCGGCCTGGTCGTGGTCAGTTCGGCGGTGGCGACCATCACGATGCGGACCCTTTCCAACGAGGGGGACTACCCGCGCTTCCCGCTGGTCGAGGGTTACCGCATGGTCAGCCTGTGGGACCTGGTGTTCTTCGTGCTGATGGGGGTGCTGTGCGCCCTTGCGGCGCGGGCCTTCGCGCGCACCCTGTTTTTTGTCGAGGACCGCGCGGCGGGGCTTCGGATTCCGGGCGAGCTGAAGCCCGCGCTGGGCGGGGGGATCATGGGGCTGCTCGCGGTGGCGACGCCGCAGGTGATGGGCTCGGGGTACGGGGCCATCAGCGACGCGCTGAACAACAACCTCGCGGGCCCGCTGCTGCTGGCCCTGTGTGTGTCGAAGATACTTTGCACGGCGCTGACGGTGGGTTCGGGCGGTTCGGGGGGCGTGTTCGTGCCGGCGCTGTTCACGGGGGGCATGCTCGGCGGGGCCTACGGCTCGCTGGTGCACGGCTGGGCGCCGGAGCTGACCTCGAGTCCCGGGGCCTACGCGCTGGTGGGGATGTCGGCGGTGTTCGCGGCGGGGGCGCACGCGCCGATCACGGGGATCATCGTGCTGATCGAGATGACGGACAACTACCACATCATTGTGCCGCTGATGAGCGCGACGGTGCTGGCGACGTTCATCGCGCAGCGGATGTCGCCGGACTCGATGTACACGGCGAAGCTCCGGGCGCAGGGCATCGAAATCCAGGACACGCCGGAAGTCAACCTGATGGACGCGATCACGGTGGCGGAGGCGATGGACGAGGCGGTGGACTGCGTGGCCGAGGAAATGCCCGTGCCCGAATTGATCGAGCGGCTGCACCGCGACCACGAGCGGGGCTACCCCGTGGTGAACCTGGACGGCGACCTGGTGGGCATCGTGACCATGCGGGACGTGGAGGAGGCGCTGATGGGGCGGAACACGGCGGAACTCCGGGTGCGGGACATCTGCACGCGGAACGTGGTGGTGTGCCGTCCGGACCAGACGCTGAGCGCGGCCATCTCGCAGTTCGGCGTGCACAGTTTCGGGCGGCTGCCGGTGATAGACCCGGACCGTCCCAGCCGCATGGTGGGGATTCTCCGGCGGACGGACATCGTGTCGGCCTATCTGGACGCGTGGCGGCGCGGGAGCGAGATGACCGAGCGGGACGAGGCGCTGCGCTCGGCGCGGGTGGGCCATGACATGGTGCTGGCGCAGGGCACGGTGGGCGCGGGCGCGGCGCTGTCGGGGAAGACGGTGCGCGAGGCGGTGTTTCCAGAAAAGGCGACGCTGGGCGTGATCCGGCGCGGCCCCATGTCCGTGGTGCCGCGCGGGTCCACGGTCATCCAGCCGGGGGACACGCTGGTGCTGCTGACCACGCGGGGCGACGCCCCGGAGGTGCGGGAATGGCTGGGGAAAATGACATGA
- a CDS encoding inositol monophosphatase — protein MSAAHGWDSALALALRAADAGARLLKGRWGTRHEAVSVTAHDVKLRDDLDSEAEILAVLAESPWPILAEESGEHGAASDPETPCWVVDPLDGTLNYSRHIPYCCVSVALSLGGAPVLGVVHDFVHGEVFSGVPGRGAWCNGAPVHVSGVDTPGRAVLGLGYPIGFDYDDAGILAVHRLGSGFRKTRQMGSAALLLAHVACGRMDAYMEDDIYYWDIAAGAALVTAAGGFVVMGPSREHPWARRIRAGSSAAVWPGEG, from the coding sequence ATGAGCGCCGCGCACGGCTGGGACAGCGCGCTGGCGCTGGCGCTGCGGGCGGCCGACGCGGGCGCGCGCCTGCTGAAGGGGCGCTGGGGGACGCGGCACGAGGCGGTGTCCGTGACGGCGCATGATGTGAAACTTCGGGACGACCTGGACTCGGAGGCGGAGATACTGGCCGTGCTGGCGGAGAGTCCCTGGCCCATACTGGCCGAGGAGAGCGGGGAGCACGGGGCGGCCTCTGACCCGGAGACGCCCTGCTGGGTGGTGGACCCGCTGGACGGCACGCTGAACTACAGCCGGCACATCCCCTACTGCTGCGTGTCCGTGGCGCTGAGCCTGGGCGGCGCGCCCGTGCTGGGCGTGGTGCATGATTTCGTGCACGGCGAGGTGTTCTCGGGGGTGCCGGGCCGGGGCGCGTGGTGCAACGGCGCGCCGGTCCATGTGTCCGGCGTGGACACGCCGGGGCGGGCGGTGCTGGGGCTGGGCTATCCCATCGGGTTTGACTACGACGACGCGGGCATACTGGCGGTGCACCGGCTGGGTTCGGGTTTCCGCAAGACCCGGCAGATGGGGTCCGCCGCGCTGTTGCTGGCCCATGTGGCCTGCGGGCGGATGGACGCGTACATGGAGGACGACATCTATTACTGGGACATCGCCGCCGGGGCGGCATTGGTGACGGCGGCGGGCGGGTTTGTGGTGATGGGGCCCTCGCGGGAACATCCCTGGGCGCGGCGCATCCGCGCGGGGTCCAGCGCGGCGGTGTGGCCGGGGGAGGGGTGA